The following DNA comes from Phytohabitans rumicis.
GCCGGAAGCCCAGCTTCAGATAGAACTCCTCCGGCCCTCCGGCGCGGGGCTCCCAGGTGACGTACGCTCGGGTGCCGCCGCGCGCACCGATCTCCGTGCACACGGCTTGCACAGCGAACCGGCCGTAGCCCTTGCCTTGGGCGTCGGCCGCGATGTTCAGCCGCCAGAGGCCGGAACGCCGATCGTCGGGGTCGCGCTCGGGAGCCCAGGGGATGTCGAGGAAGGCCATCAGGAAGCCGACCAGCCGGTCGCCGTCGTAGATCAGCCTGGGCCAGGCGTGGTCGGCGAAGACGTACGCCTCGGCCAGTGACTTCACGACCGGCGAGACCAGGTCCTCCTGGTCCGGGCGCACGGAAAGCGCCAGCGCCGCCTCGTAGTTCTTCGGTGTGATCAATTCAAGTCGCATGCG
Coding sequences within:
- a CDS encoding GNAT family N-acetyltransferase gives rise to the protein MRLELITPKNYEAALALSVRPDQEDLVSPVVKSLAEAYVFADHAWPRLIYDGDRLVGFLMAFLDIPWAPERDPDDRRSGLWRLNIAADAQGKGYGRFAVQAVCTEIGARGGTRAYVTWEPRAGGPEEFYLKLGFRPTGEQSGGQTVGVRDL